From the genome of Rathayibacter sp. VKM Ac-2759, one region includes:
- a CDS encoding Na+/H+ antiporter subunit E: MSPRRRVDFWNRFAMFVTLVGIWVLLWDDVSVLSIVSGFLVALLITRVFYLPPVEFSNRVNPWCLLVFLLRLAADIAIASVKVSWQILTLPVPVHNAIVAVHLRSRSEGMLVWTTEAVSLVPGSLVIDVDPQQNVLYLHVLGVTHDEGHRIEEVRRTVLQTEARIVRAIGSREDVARVNRPLDEGAGALR, translated from the coding sequence ATGAGCCCGCGCCGCCGCGTCGACTTCTGGAACCGCTTCGCGATGTTCGTCACCCTCGTCGGCATCTGGGTGCTGCTCTGGGACGACGTCTCCGTGCTCTCGATCGTCTCGGGCTTCCTCGTCGCGCTGCTGATCACGCGGGTCTTCTACCTGCCCCCGGTCGAGTTCTCGAACCGGGTGAACCCCTGGTGCCTGCTGGTCTTCCTCCTGCGCCTGGCCGCCGACATCGCGATCGCCTCGGTGAAGGTGTCGTGGCAGATCCTCACGCTGCCGGTGCCCGTGCACAACGCGATCGTCGCCGTGCACCTGCGCAGCCGCTCCGAGGGCATGCTGGTCTGGACCACGGAGGCCGTCTCGCTCGTCCCCGGCTCGCTCGTGATCGACGTCGACCCGCAGCAGAACGTGCTCTACCTGCACGTGCTCGGCGTGACCCACGACGAGGGCCACCGCATCGAGGAGGTGCGGCGCACGGTGCTGCAGACCGAGGCGCGCATCGTCCGCGCCATCGGCTCGCGCGAGGACGTGGCGCGCGTGAACCGGCCGCTCGACGAGGGAGCGGGGGCGCTGCGATGA
- a CDS encoding Na(+)/H(+) antiporter subunit C, whose translation MSITLVLVVVMAVLYAAGVYQMLERSLTRILIGFLLIGNATNILILLMAGRAGVAPFVTDDGRSYEQIADEMADPLPQALILTAIVITFGVSAFLLAMIYRRWRLANADQVEDDETDTSVRADAAGISAQTTADDRALDVLLESSDEGTAAKHGESAMTDDRKEDR comes from the coding sequence ATGAGCATCACCCTCGTCCTCGTCGTCGTGATGGCGGTGCTGTACGCCGCGGGCGTCTACCAGATGCTCGAGCGCAGCCTGACCCGCATCCTGATCGGCTTCCTCCTGATCGGCAACGCGACCAACATCCTGATCCTGCTGATGGCGGGCCGGGCCGGAGTCGCCCCGTTCGTCACCGACGACGGCCGCTCGTACGAGCAGATCGCCGACGAGATGGCCGACCCGCTCCCCCAGGCGCTCATCCTGACGGCGATCGTGATCACGTTCGGCGTCTCGGCCTTCCTCCTCGCGATGATCTACCGGCGCTGGCGCCTCGCCAACGCCGACCAGGTCGAGGACGACGAGACCGATACCTCGGTCCGCGCCGACGCGGCCGGCATCTCGGCCCAGACCACGGCCGACGACCGGGCGCTCGACGTGCTGCTCGAGTCGAGCGACGAGGGCACCGCGGCCAAGCACGGCGAGAGCGCCATGACCGATGACAGGAAGGAGGACCGATGA
- a CDS encoding Na+/H+ antiporter subunit D — protein MTALIPLVVTLPLLGAAVALILGRHRRAQILVNIVTLSAVLVISSVMLVIVLSGDGGGDAVYVGGWEPPWGIVLVVDPLAALMLVITSITLLGVLLFSVGQGLVDGNRETPVTIFHPTYLILSAGILNAFVAGDLFNLYVGFEILLAASYVLITLGGTAPRIRAGTTYVVVSLVSSVFFLSAIGLLYGATGTVNMAQLSIRIAELPADVQLVLHVMLLLGFGIKAAVFPLSFWLPDSYPTAPAPVTAVFAGLLTKVGVYALIRTETLLFPGGALSEVLLVVALLTLIVGILGAVAQADIKRMLSFTLVSHIGYMVFGIAIGTQAGYAATIFYVIHHITVQTTLFLATGLIERVGGTTSILRLGGLLKASPLLALLYFIPAMNLGGIPPFTGFLGKVGLFVAGTESAVEQPNWLIWAVIGAGAITSLLTLYAVARVWNMAFWRRQEEVPGYESPLIDQLQEDPHDTGTVRTRHSPPMMVLATAGMVLVSVVLTIGAGPLYDASEHAAEAIADPSTYIATVYRDSSFGEEGPR, from the coding sequence ATGACCGCGCTGATCCCCCTCGTCGTCACCCTCCCCCTGCTGGGAGCCGCCGTCGCGCTGATCCTCGGCCGCCACCGCCGCGCGCAGATCCTCGTCAACATCGTCACGCTCTCGGCGGTCCTCGTGATCTCCTCCGTGATGCTCGTGATCGTGCTGTCGGGTGACGGAGGCGGCGACGCCGTCTACGTGGGCGGCTGGGAGCCGCCGTGGGGCATCGTGCTCGTCGTCGATCCGCTCGCCGCGCTGATGCTCGTCATCACGTCGATCACGCTGCTCGGCGTCCTGCTCTTCTCGGTCGGCCAGGGCCTCGTCGACGGCAACCGCGAGACGCCGGTCACGATCTTCCACCCGACCTACCTGATCCTCTCGGCGGGCATCCTCAACGCCTTCGTCGCGGGCGACCTCTTCAACCTCTACGTCGGCTTCGAGATCCTGCTCGCGGCCAGCTACGTGCTGATCACCCTCGGCGGCACCGCCCCGCGCATCCGGGCGGGCACGACCTACGTGGTCGTCAGCCTGGTCTCGAGCGTCTTCTTCCTCTCGGCGATCGGCCTGCTCTACGGCGCGACCGGCACCGTCAACATGGCGCAGCTCTCGATCCGGATCGCCGAGCTGCCCGCCGATGTGCAGCTGGTGCTGCACGTGATGCTGCTGCTGGGCTTCGGGATCAAGGCGGCGGTCTTCCCGCTGTCGTTCTGGCTGCCGGACTCGTACCCGACCGCCCCCGCCCCCGTCACCGCGGTGTTCGCGGGCCTGCTCACGAAGGTCGGCGTCTACGCGCTGATCCGCACCGAGACGCTGCTGTTCCCCGGAGGCGCGCTCAGCGAGGTCCTGCTGGTGGTCGCCCTGCTCACGCTGATCGTCGGCATCCTCGGCGCGGTCGCGCAGGCCGACATCAAGCGGATGCTGTCGTTCACGCTCGTCTCGCACATCGGGTACATGGTGTTCGGCATCGCGATCGGCACGCAGGCGGGCTACGCCGCGACGATCTTCTACGTGATCCACCACATCACCGTGCAGACCACCCTGTTCCTCGCCACCGGGCTGATCGAGCGCGTCGGAGGGACGACCTCGATCCTCCGGCTCGGCGGGCTGCTCAAGGCCTCGCCGCTGCTCGCGCTGCTCTACTTCATCCCCGCGATGAACCTCGGCGGCATCCCTCCGTTCACCGGGTTCCTCGGCAAGGTCGGCCTCTTCGTCGCCGGCACGGAGTCGGCCGTCGAGCAGCCGAACTGGCTGATCTGGGCCGTCATCGGAGCGGGAGCGATCACTTCGCTGCTCACCCTCTACGCCGTCGCCCGCGTCTGGAACATGGCGTTCTGGCGCCGCCAGGAGGAGGTGCCCGGCTACGAGTCGCCCCTGATCGACCAGCTGCAGGAGGACCCGCACGACACCGGGACGGTCCGCACCCGCCACTCGCCGCCGATGATGGTGCTCGCGACCGCCGGGATGGTGCTCGTCAGCGTGGTGCTGACGATCGGCGCCGGCCCGCTCTACGACGCGAGCGAGCACGCCGCCGAGGCGATCGCCGACCCGTCGACCTACATCGCGACCGTCTACCGCGACTCGTCCTTCGGTGAGGAGGGGCCGCGATGA
- a CDS encoding monovalent cation/H+ antiporter complex subunit F, with product MIDWLAWILVPLFGAATLLSLVRILRGPSILDRVVAADVLVATIICGLGAEMAVNQHATTLPVALGLALFAVFGSISVAKFMANREED from the coding sequence ATGATCGACTGGCTCGCCTGGATCCTCGTCCCCCTCTTCGGAGCGGCGACCCTGCTCTCCCTCGTCCGCATCCTCCGCGGACCCTCGATCCTCGACCGCGTGGTCGCCGCCGATGTGCTCGTCGCGACCATCATCTGCGGGCTGGGCGCCGAGATGGCGGTCAACCAGCACGCGACGACGCTGCCCGTCGCCCTCGGCCTCGCGCTGTTCGCGGTCTTCGGATCGATCAGCGTCGCGAAGTTCATGGCCAACCGCGAGGAGGACTGA